A genomic region of Eucalyptus grandis isolate ANBG69807.140 chromosome 5, ASM1654582v1, whole genome shotgun sequence contains the following coding sequences:
- the LOC120293615 gene encoding alcohol acyl transferase 1 allele GSd-like, which translates to MLSSALAILCLMPCPPIGGREDPARVVKEALGKALVYYYPLAGRIREGPNCMLAVDCIGEGILFVKADANVSLEELGDSMRPPCGFVDEVLGDVGGSGSIIGCPLLLVQVTRLKCGASSSESGSIMPLAIPLASTIPEGGCREILCARDPPRATCRPPEFEDVVDNTRSAAVTLDAKNMCRTIALKIEPDDAVCLSSMINARGKQGLSVPRGYHGNTSVYSTVLSKAGHLCNNPLGYAVELVKKVKEMDGEERGADAVHQSDCDMGDVTITKLDWEVAESSDGDNDDDGEIWSAGVSGDGGW; encoded by the exons ATGCTGTCATCTGCCCTCGCGATCCTCTGCCTCATGCCCTG CCCCCCAATAGGAGGCCGAGAAGACCCGGCGAGAGTCGTCAAGGAAGCGCTCGGGAAGGCGCTCGTGTACTACTACCCGTTGGCCGGGCGTATCCGGGAAGGGCCGAACTGCATGCTCGCAGTGGACTGCATTGGCGAGGGGATCCTGTTCGTCAAGGCTGACGCCAACGTCAGCCTCGAGGAGCTCGGCGACTCCATGAGGCCGCCGTGTGGCTTTGTGGATGAGGTGTTGGGCGATGTGGGCGGGTCCGGTAGCATCATTGGGTGCCCTCTCTTGTTGGTTCAG GTGACCCGTTTGAAATGCGGGGCTTCATCCTCGGAATCCGGCTCAATCATGCCATTAGCGATTCCCTTGGCCTCGACAATTCCCGAAGGCGGCTGC AGAGAAATCCTCTGCGCTCGAGACCCGCCGCGAGCGACGTGCAGGCCCCCTGAGTTCGAGGATGTGGTCGACAACACCAGAAGCGCTGCCGTGACCTTGGACGCCAAGAACATG TGCCGCACAATCGCCCTCAAGATTGAGCCAGACGATGCTGTCTGCCTATCGTCGATGATTAATGCGCGAGGCAAGCAAGGCCTCAGCGTGCCTCGTGGTTATCACGGGAACACGTCGGTGTATTCAACGGTGCTTTCGAAGGCGGGCCATCTGTGCAACAATCCGCTGGGATACGCGGTTGAGTTAGTGAAGAAAGTGAAAGAAATG gatggggaggagaggggcgcaGATGCTGTTCACCAGAGCGATTGTGACATGggtgatgtcaccatcactaaattagattgggaagtagctgaatccagTGATGGTGATAATGACGATGACGGTGAAAT CTGGAGTGCTGGTGTATCTGGtgatggtggatggtga